CCAGTGaggtccccccccacccacagccagccagcctgcGAGAGGGAGGGCGGGGACagaaaacagtgtgtgtgtgtgtgtgtgtgtgtgtgtgtgacaggggGGGTCAGGGCGGCAGGGAGGGCCAGGAGCGAGCGAGACTGAGGCAGCAGCCAGAGCAGAAACTCAACACTGCCAGAACGCAGATTCAGACAGAGAGTCAGCACTGCGCTCCCTCCACACAGCTCCTCACACAGagacaaaaaataacaataacactgtgagagagggagagggggagacgaGGAGGGGGGATCAAAGGTATTGCGGTGACAGGGGGATGTTAGTGctggagcagagagagagagggagggagggaggaatgcAGACagcggagggagagagggagagtctgacccagacagcactgacacagagagacggGAATAACTGGGAgaaaactcacacacactgacacaaaaacacacacacatctgcagACTgccgcacacactcacacagtaaaACAAGATTCTAcaaactgatacacacacatacttacaCACTAATGCACACCTCTACAGATtgatacacgcacacacacaccctccctccctcactcctgGTACTGTGTGTCAGGTGCAGTGGCTAGAGGCCCAGGCCGAGGGTGGAGCAGGGTGGTAGAGTActcctccttccccaggcaTGCTGACCCTCCCCTGGCTGGGAACGCAGCTGTGGCCCCTTCCTGCCACATCTGAGTCAGAGCCCCCAAACAGACACAAccgtacacactcacacacattcatgcaagaagtatgacaacgATATTGGTTTTCACTTCTCCGTCCTGAGAAACACAGAAAGAACGAAAGAAAGACTGCTGCAGTGTGTTTTCTAGCCAATAGGTGGGGCTGATGGCGTATAACTTTTTTAAACCCTGTAGTTACTCACAGTGAACACCAGATGGTGCCAAAACTCGTCCGCTTTTCATGTCCATGTTTATACCCCTTcactctctctccgtctcttttTCGATTCACGCAGCATAACAAACACATTCAgtacaacaaaacacaacacatccACACATTGCCTCgttttctccctccctcaccaactctatctctctctctccatttgctgcctgttcttctctctccctctccttttcTCCTTCCCTttttcttgctctctctcaGAGCAGAAGCATAACATACACTCACAGTCACATACtcgcacacacaatcacactcaaacacactcacactctctctcaatgAGAATGCTTTCCTTGttgtaattaatattttaatgccAGAGCAGTAATAATTGCTTTAAAGGGATTTCAATATACACAGGTGAAATAAAtagttgtataataataataagttgaacaatgataacaataataataataaaaataataataataatatcgcttaatttttgtattactgtttggttgttttttaaataattattttaaaattttttaattattcccTTTATAACTGGTGATTAGATTGAATCCATTGAATGTTGTAGCAGCATTCTGACTCCGATACAAAGGGGAGCACGGAGCTCCCTGTGTCAGCTTTACACAACTCAAACAGGGATATAGAGATAAATGTGCCTCCCAGGACTGAGGGCATATGTCTGCTATCTGCCCCATCCCTTTACACCCCCTGTGGAGCCCGGGGGGGGTTCTGGGGGCGTGTCTAAGTCATTGAGGGTCTTTGGTCGATATCACGTTTTGGCTCCTGGTTCATTCCAGTCCTAACTTGGTTTGCAATTAAAGAAAGAAGGAGGAAGAGGCAAAGGGGcagtgacctctgacccccaGCTGCCCCCCGCCCCCACGCACACACGTGGCCTGAGTCACAGTTCCAAAAGACGGGCAGAGTCGCACACCGCATGGgccattgtgtgtgagtgtgtctgagtgtgtgagagtgtgtgtgagagagagtctttccatcctctgactgatatgcatccagagagacagatggacacacagacagatgggCGTGTCGATGCACTGGATGAAAGGcactcctgtttcctgtttcctgtcactccctctctctgtagTGTCCATGCGTGTGCTTCAGTTCAGTCCATTTCACTCCATGACAACAGTATAATGTCCAGTCCAGCACCATGCTGATCCAGTCCAGCCCAGTGCCACGCTGACCCAGTCCAGCTCAGTAACATGCAGATCCAATCTAATCCCAGGCTGTATGCCCACCCTGTTCTGCACTGTGTCACTGTGCTACTATGTCAGCCCAGAgtgctgtactgtcctgtgtgtgtctgtactgaacTGCAGTATCCTCCACTGTACTGTGCTACAGTGTACTCCTGCAGCATCCTGCACAgtcctgcactgtactgtactgtactgtactgtgattTCAAGTagggctgtgctgtactgtactgtactgtgccgTAACACAATGTTCTGTAGTGGACTGTGTTGTGCcttactgtgtgtttgtgtgtgtgtgtgggggggcatgctctctccctctctccctctagtGGGGGCTGGGCGGGGAGGTGCGCAGTCTCTTGCTCCTCTTGCTGACAGTGGTGTAGCGGAAGGGCTGGGGGTCAGGCGCCCCCCCCGCGGGGTTCCTCTTCATGAAGTGCACGTCCTGCTGGTTGGGCAGCGTGTGGGGGCCGCGGCGGGGACGCCCCCTCTTGGTGAAGCCCACGTACCAGCCGGCGTGGCGCGCAGACATCAGCGCCGTGTAGTTGTTCTCCAGCACCATCTCCACAAACACGCAGTCTGCACTCCTGTTCGTGGGTTTCTGAGGAGGAATGCAGGGATTGGGGATCACAGTTTagtgagtgactgactgactgactgactgacacactgactgactgacaccttGACACACTGCCTGTCTGCCTAATCCTCGGTCTCAGCGCTGTTGCCCCGGGGGGAGACTCTGCCCTCACCTTGCCCACCAGTTTGCCCCGGCGGTTCATGCACAGGTAGTAGTTGGTCTCCTTGCCGCGGATGCGCACCTGGCTGCCGAACGTGTCTGCCTCCACCACAAGCTgggctgcaggagagagagagggagggagagagggagcgagggaggagagggggcGTTAGACAGGGCCACACgctgctgcagagagagagggagggagggagggagggagcgagagggggaggagaagaGGGTGTTAtgggagagggagacacaggcacagacagagGGGTTAGAGGAGGCAGGATTCGATCACTCACACACCCATGATGCTgacagtcagacacacacatagtgactgacactgacacattcacacacacacacacacagtatctgacaaacacacagtaaCTGACACAACGCACAatgactgacactgacactcacacacacattgacgcacacacagtgacacacatgcactgacactgactcacacactcagTATCTGACAAACACAATAAATCTGTCTGATGCACCactgcagagagggagagagagatagagagagagtgccagtcctctctctctcactcgctccctctctttctctctctctctctctctctctctctctgttcaatggAAAAGCAATCACAGTGTTAGTGTGTGACCCCTGCTACACTGAGGTCAGACCAAATCAATACACTacctccctccatctctttacatctctccctccctccctctgtagATAACCATCTCAACctctctgagagagagacagtgatggagagagaggagtgtgtagtgtgtgtgtacagtatgtgtacagtgtgtgtgggtgtactgtgtgcgtgtgtttgtgtaaagTAAGTgtatgtgtacagtgtgtgtactgtgtgtgtttgtgtgctgtactgtattatgtCTTTGAGACTGAGGCTGGAGTCAGGATTGAGGTTAGGGTTACAGCTATTAAAGGTAATTGAAGGTCAAGTTCAGGAGTCAGGGTTAATGTCACAGAAAAAGTTCAGGGTCAGGATTTAGGTTGGGGTTCGGGGTCATATATTAGTTGTCTGGGTCAGAAGTCAGGGGTGGTTTCAGGACTAAGGTTGGGCTCTCGGGTCAGAGGCCAGAGGTCAAAGTGGGGGTCCTACCATATTTGTCCCCGTCCTCCCCTCGCGCGCTGATCTTCCTGCCCAGGACCTGCAGGTGCTTCCCGCTAGTGCGGCTGTACAGCTGGTACACCCGGGGCTGCCGGCGGCTCATGGGGTCTCGCGCTCGTGTCTGATTCTCCACGTGGACACTGAAATTCACACTGAAACTCACACTGTCCCCACCCACTGTCTGCTGGAAGAGGGCAGGGGGGGTatatgagagagggagaggcagagaaagaaaaatttataaaatatgtttacaatttatttacaaactgacagacagacaaatggACAGACAGATGTATGGACAATGAACTGCACAGCAGCTCCTACCTGTAAAGGAGTGCAGAGTGTTAGCAGAGCCTGGACAAAcctgagagaaaaagagagagagagagagacacccaGTAACTTAGGAGCTCAGACTGCAGACTGTATGTAAGATTCCTGCAGTAATCACATAACCCCAACACCATTGTGAAAAACTTTACTGGACATCCTACCAACTGGTCATTACACTTGACATTACACTGGACggaacattacattggctggacAATCCACTGGACTGGTCATTACACTGTACTGGACATCAcattgcgtgtgtgtctgtgagaacCAAAGTAGTACAGTATTGTACAGTATCAGTGCCatttgtatgtgtgcatgtgtttgagtgtgtgtgtgtaagggtgtgtgtgagtgtgtgtgtatgtgcatgtgcatgtgtgtgcatgtactgCAATTCACAAGAGAGAGTTctactccctctctcctcctttcTGATCTcttcctccctttctctctctccacatatctccctctctctctctcctcccttcacatctgtccctctctcccctgcAGATGTGGAGCTGGGCTGGCAGCTGgattaaaacaaagacagatgttaaaatgtcttttttttaatttctggaaaaagaagaaaagagcaaCAGCTGTGCTGAGCAAGGGCCAGCGGGGGGGCGCCCTGCATCAGTCCCGGAAAGACAGGGGAGAACATGCTACACACCTCTTCCCAAGGAAGACTCTGAGGGCAGACAGCACAGCAGCACTGCTTCAACAGACTGACCAGAGTCATACAGAGCAGTGCAGATAATTGTGGGTAACTGCGCAGTGAGAGACTGACACACCATAATATAGCACAGCTCAGCGCAGCACAGCAAACCATAATATAGCACAGAACAGCACACCATAATACACAACATGCCataatacagcacaacacagcatgccaaaatacagcacagcacaccataatacaatacagcacagcacagcacagcacagcacagcacagcacagcacagcaaaccataatgcaacacaacacatcaTGCCATTATTCAGCACAGCACACCataatacagcacagcagagctATATCTACATTACTTCTATCTTCTGCTGGAACTACAGCACCCACTATTACATTGTTAcaactgctactgctactacaaCAACTACAACATCTGCTGCTACAGCACCCCCTACTACATTACTACACTTGATACTGCACCTACTGGACAACTACAGCAGTGAGTGAGTGGGGCAGTGAGGCAGTGGGCAGTTGAGCAGGGGACAGTGGGGTTCCTGCATTGCCAGTGTGTCTccagccagtgtgtgtgtgtgttgtgagtgtgatAGTGGGATGGCATTGACACCCAACTGATGAGCTCTGGAACAGCGCCCCCCACCCAGAGCCCAGCCAAACCCTGTGAGGCAGTGGCATGCCAAGGGAGGGTGCTGACTGGGGTCTGGAGCTGCTGGTTTGGGACACTACCTCTGAGCTCATGAGATCTGCTGCTCTGAGAGCCCACCGCTTTCCCCAGCCCACACACACCTGTGTTATCACTATTATTATcggtagtagtagtaatatattattattagtggtatAAGCAgtatattattactgttattataattattataatcattattaatattacatgt
This is a stretch of genomic DNA from Amia ocellicauda isolate fAmiCal2 chromosome 11, fAmiCal2.hap1, whole genome shotgun sequence. It encodes these proteins:
- the LOC136763262 gene encoding fibroblast growth factor 18, with product MRALLPSLSILFVQALLTLCTPLQQTVGGDSVSFSVNFSVHVENQTRARDPMSRRQPRVYQLYSRTSGKHLQVLGRKISARGEDGDKYAQLVVEADTFGSQVRIRGKETNYYLCMNRRGKLVGKKPTNRSADCVFVEMVLENNYTALMSARHAGWYVGFTKRGRPRRGPHTLPNQQDVHFMKRNPAGGAPDPQPFRYTTVSKRSKRLRTSPPSPH